The proteins below come from a single Carassius carassius chromosome 11, fCarCar2.1, whole genome shotgun sequence genomic window:
- the LOC132152756 gene encoding inosine-uridine preferring nucleoside hydrolase-like isoform X1 — protein sequence MFSSATFKCTFRELCLRGQRTGGLNKTRSKGSPTDNRRLLQIPRAFKKHNQRHFTTEVSMKKLLVDVDCGVDDAQAIMMALAVPDVQILGISCVHGNTSVENVCKNVLRILKVCKHLEIPVFSGATKSLLGQTVSAGDFHGKDGLGDVPDPDAPGLELVQKEGAVSAMIRIVNENPGEVSLVATAPLTNVALAVKLDPSFPQKLRGLYIMGGNTDSRGNTTVCGEYNFAADPEAAYIVLNEFICPVYIASWEFTCRSKIPWEFCDGWLAQDTDKARFMKQIFKHSMESSHSERIEKELVDGQGFISCDSYAMAAAIDDTYVIETEQKAVTVELAGNCCRGMMVVDHLDILKKTHKAHILKKVDLERFKVLMMNALK from the exons ATGTTCTCTTCCGcaacatttaaatgtacattcaGAGAACTGTGTCTTAGAGGACAACGGACAGGTGGATTAAACAAGACTCG CTCCAAAGGTTCTCCTACAGATAACCGACGACTCTTACAGATACCGAGGGCTTTCAAGAAACACAACCAGAGACACTTCACTACAG AGGTCAGCATGAAGAAACTGCTCGTGGACGTGGACTGTGGTGTGGACGATGCTCAGGCTATCATGATGGCTTTGGCGGTGCCTGACGTGCAGATCCTGGGCATCTCCTGCGTTCATGGAAACACTTCAGTGGAGAACGTCTGCAAGAACGTCCTGCGCATCCTGAAAGTGTGTAAGCATCTGGAG ATTCCTGTATTCAGTGGAGCAACTAAATCACTCTTGGGACAGACCGTCAGTGCTGGAGATTTTCACGGCAAAGATGGACTCGGGGACGTCCCGGACCCCGATGCTCCTGGCCTGGAACTTGTCCAGAAAGAGGGCGCCGTATCAGCCATGATCCGAATAGTCAATGAGAATCCTGGAGAG GTGTCTTTAGTGGCCACGGCTCCGCTGACAAATGTGGCTTTGGCTGTGAAACTTGACCCCTCATTTCCCCAGAAACTCAGAGGCCTTTACATTATGGGTGGAAATACAGACT CTCGTGGGAACACCACTGTATGTGGAGAGTACAACTTTGCAGCTGATCCTGAAGCAGCATATATTGTTCTGAATGAATTCATTTGCCCAGTTTACATTGCAAGCTGGGAGTTCACCTGTCGCAGTAAAATACCCTGG GAGTTCTGTGACGGTTGGCTGGCTCAGGACACAGATAAGGCTCGGTTTATGAAGCAGATCTTCAAGCACAGCATGGAGTCGTCCCACAGCGAGAGGATTGAGAAGGAGCTGGTGGATGGCCAGGGATTCATCTCCTGTGACTCTTATGCCATGGCAGCAGCCATAGACGACACATATGTCATTGAAACTGAACAGAAAGCCGTCACAGTAGAGCTGGCGGGGAACTGCTGCCGGGGAATGATGGTTGTCGATCACCTCGATATCCTGAAGAAGACTCACAAAGCCCACATCTTGAAGAAAGTGGACTTGGAGAGGTTTAAAGTGCTCATGATGAATGCtttgaaataa
- the LOC132152756 gene encoding nucleoside hydrolase-like isoform X2 — protein MKKLLVDVDCGVDDAQAIMMALAVPDVQILGISCVHGNTSVENVCKNVLRILKVCKHLEIPVFSGATKSLLGQTVSAGDFHGKDGLGDVPDPDAPGLELVQKEGAVSAMIRIVNENPGEVSLVATAPLTNVALAVKLDPSFPQKLRGLYIMGGNTDSRGNTTVCGEYNFAADPEAAYIVLNEFICPVYIASWEFTCRSKIPWEFCDGWLAQDTDKARFMKQIFKHSMESSHSERIEKELVDGQGFISCDSYAMAAAIDDTYVIETEQKAVTVELAGNCCRGMMVVDHLDILKKTHKAHILKKVDLERFKVLMMNALK, from the exons ATGAAGAAACTGCTCGTGGACGTGGACTGTGGTGTGGACGATGCTCAGGCTATCATGATGGCTTTGGCGGTGCCTGACGTGCAGATCCTGGGCATCTCCTGCGTTCATGGAAACACTTCAGTGGAGAACGTCTGCAAGAACGTCCTGCGCATCCTGAAAGTGTGTAAGCATCTGGAG ATTCCTGTATTCAGTGGAGCAACTAAATCACTCTTGGGACAGACCGTCAGTGCTGGAGATTTTCACGGCAAAGATGGACTCGGGGACGTCCCGGACCCCGATGCTCCTGGCCTGGAACTTGTCCAGAAAGAGGGCGCCGTATCAGCCATGATCCGAATAGTCAATGAGAATCCTGGAGAG GTGTCTTTAGTGGCCACGGCTCCGCTGACAAATGTGGCTTTGGCTGTGAAACTTGACCCCTCATTTCCCCAGAAACTCAGAGGCCTTTACATTATGGGTGGAAATACAGACT CTCGTGGGAACACCACTGTATGTGGAGAGTACAACTTTGCAGCTGATCCTGAAGCAGCATATATTGTTCTGAATGAATTCATTTGCCCAGTTTACATTGCAAGCTGGGAGTTCACCTGTCGCAGTAAAATACCCTGG GAGTTCTGTGACGGTTGGCTGGCTCAGGACACAGATAAGGCTCGGTTTATGAAGCAGATCTTCAAGCACAGCATGGAGTCGTCCCACAGCGAGAGGATTGAGAAGGAGCTGGTGGATGGCCAGGGATTCATCTCCTGTGACTCTTATGCCATGGCAGCAGCCATAGACGACACATATGTCATTGAAACTGAACAGAAAGCCGTCACAGTAGAGCTGGCGGGGAACTGCTGCCGGGGAATGATGGTTGTCGATCACCTCGATATCCTGAAGAAGACTCACAAAGCCCACATCTTGAAGAAAGTGGACTTGGAGAGGTTTAAAGTGCTCATGATGAATGCtttgaaataa
- the LOC132152401 gene encoding cytochrome c oxidase assembly factor 5, with product MPKYYEDKEDDGRACAGLREDFKACLLQHDCVAKEGKKPSECLKEGHCKGLHVAFFECKRSMLDTRSRFRGRKGY from the exons ATGCCCAAGTATTACGAGGATAAAGAGGACGACGGCCGCGCCTGCGCTGGACTGAGAGAAGATTTCAAAGCCTGTCTCCTTCAGCATGACTGTGTAGCGAAG GAGGGTAAGAAGCCCAGTGAGTGTCTGAAGGAAGGACATTGCAAAGGCTTGCATGTGGCTTTCTTTGAGTGCAAGAGATCCATG TTGGACACCCGATCTCGATTCCGAGGCAGAAAGGGATACTGA
- the LOC132152757 gene encoding alpha-1,3-mannosyl-glycoprotein 4-beta-N-acetylglucosaminyltransferase A-like, translating to MRLRHGTVATAIVFFTSFLSLSWYTAWQNGKEKLVAYQREFHSLRERLRVAEHRTLQRSSELNAILEQFRRAIAETNGSKDALSNFSDETQKLLKELAHRKPLHVPNIYHHLPHLLNNEGSLHPAVQAGQGRTGVSIVMGIPTVKRKVKSYLSETLHSLIDKLSAEEKLDCVIIVFVGETDIDYVNSVVAGLEKEFYTELNSGLLEVISPPASYYPDFGNLKETFGDSKERVKWRTKQNLDYSFLMMYAVNKGVYYVQLEDDIVAKPNYFATMKNFALQLASEDWMILEFSQLGFIGKMFQAPDLNLIVEFIFMFYKEKPIDWLLDHILWVKVCNPEKDAKHCERQKSSLRIRFRPSLFQHVGLHSSLAGKIQKLTDKDFLKPLLHKIHVNPPAEVSTSLKVYQGHTLEKAYMGEDFFWAITPMAGDYVLFKFDRPVNIERFLFRSGNQEHPGDKIENTTVEFLPFSDAELKTKEKYKRTEDRFYKLAQFEKGVAEGTVDPAFNPVAAVRLTVQKDSAVWAIISEIHIKRIPG from the exons AAAAGTTGGTAGCCTATCAGAGGGAGTTTCATTCCCTGAGGGAGCGTCTGCGTGTGGCGGAGCACCGAACCCTCCAGCGTTCCTCCGAGCTCAACGCCATCCTTGAGCAGTTCAGACGGGCCATTGCAGAAACCAACGGCAGCAAAGATGCTCTCTCCAACTTCTCAG ATGAGACACAGAAGTTGCTGAAGGAGTTGGCTCACAGGAAGCCCCTCCATGTGCCAAATATCTACCACCATCTGcctcacttgctcaacaatgaaGGCAGCCTGCACCCTGCTGTACAGGCGGGCCAGGGACGAACCGGAG TTTCCATAGTGATGGGCATCCCCACGGTGAAGCGGAAAGTAAAGTCATACCTGTCAGAGACGCTTCATTCACTCATCGATAAACTCTCGGCGGAGGAGAAGCTCGACTGCGTCATCATAGTGTTCGTGGGAGAG ACGGACATAGATTATGTAAACAGTGTGGTTGCAGGCCTTGAAAAAGA GTTCTACAcagagctgaattctgggttactGGAGGTCATATCTCCCCCTGCCAGCTACTACCCAGACTTCGGCAACTTGAAAGAGACCTTTGGTGACTCAAAGGAGCGGGTGAA ATGGAGGACCAAGCAGAACTTGGACTATTCCTTTCTAATGATGTATGCCGTGAACAAAGGGGTCTATTATGTCCAG TTGGAGGATGACATCGTTGCCAAACCCAACTATTTTGCAACCATGAAAAACTTTGCTCTACAACTCGCCTCAGAGGACTGGATGATCCTTGAGTTTTCACAGCTGGGCTTCATTG GTAAGATGTTCCAAGCCCCAGATCTAAATCTCATTGTGGAGTTTATCTTCATGTTTTATAAGGAGAAGCCCATTGATTGGCTCCTGGATCACATACTCTGGGTCAAAGTGTGCAACCCAGAGAAAGATGCC AAGCACTGTGAAAGACAGAAGTCGAGTCTGCGCATTCGTTTCAGGCCCTCTTTGTTTCAGCACGTAGGCCTACACTCCTCCCTTGCTGGGAAAATCCAGAAACTCACG GATAAAGACTTCCTGAAACCTCTGCTGCATAAGATTCATGTGAACCCGCCGGCGGAGGTGTCCACCTCTTTAAAAGTGTATCAAGGTCATACACTTGAGAAGGCGTACATGGGCGAGGACTTTTTCTGGGCCATTACTCCAATGGCTGGAGACTACGTCCTGTTCAAGTTTGATCGGCCCGTCAACATAGAAAG GTTCCTTTTTCGCAGTGGAAACCAGGAGCACCCAGGAGACAAAATCGAGAACACTACTGTCGAGTTCCTGCCCTTTTcg GATGCTGAATTGAAGACCAAAGAGAAGTACAAACGAACAGAAGATCGGTTCTATAAGCTTG CTCAGTTTGAGAAAGGAGTGGCAGAGGGGACGGTTGACCCTGCCTTCAACCCTGTGGCGGCTGTTCGTCTGACGGTCCAGAAGGACTCCGCCGTGTGGGCCATTATTAGCGAG ATCCATATCAAGAGGATACCTGGGTAA